In a genomic window of Planctomycetaceae bacterium:
- a CDS encoding lysylphosphatidylglycerol synthase transmembrane domain-containing protein, protein MKRFLGLLIGILVSVAAFAWSMQGTSREELQAGFQQANYLTLPVMLLLLFGFYWLKAMRWSWLLAPVKPLSTKQLMAPLLIGFAANNILPAHLGEFVRVFVVQRKHKVPASTVLSTVVLERIFDVLAILALFSLGLVFTKDLPDEYRNAAKFLGIASAGVVLCVVVFLIWTEQFVRFTMAVLNRLPFVPEGLSNKLLEMLRSGAAGLQALRNGKALVLITASSLAQWLLNGMIAYTALTAFHIPVTPAAGLIVTGVTALGVTVPSTPGYFGVIQGCFKISMATLAVQPDPSLVLGSSLYYHLSMYIPVTLLGVYFLNSLGLSLRDLSHVADDSDTSDRQISDSRAEAVVNPYTPPQKV, encoded by the coding sequence ATGAAACGCTTTCTCGGCCTGCTGATCGGCATTCTGGTTTCCGTGGCCGCGTTCGCGTGGTCGATGCAGGGAACGTCGCGCGAAGAACTGCAGGCCGGTTTTCAGCAGGCGAATTACCTGACGCTGCCCGTCATGCTGCTGCTGCTGTTCGGCTTCTACTGGCTGAAAGCAATGCGCTGGTCGTGGCTGCTGGCTCCCGTCAAGCCGCTGTCGACGAAACAACTGATGGCACCGCTGCTGATCGGATTCGCGGCCAACAACATTCTGCCCGCGCACCTGGGCGAATTCGTGCGAGTCTTCGTGGTACAGCGAAAACACAAAGTGCCCGCGAGCACTGTCCTGTCGACAGTCGTGCTGGAACGCATCTTCGACGTCCTGGCAATTCTGGCACTGTTCAGCCTGGGACTGGTCTTCACGAAGGATCTGCCGGACGAATACCGCAACGCCGCTAAGTTCCTGGGCATTGCCTCCGCCGGCGTTGTGCTGTGTGTTGTTGTGTTTCTGATCTGGACGGAGCAGTTCGTCCGCTTCACGATGGCCGTGCTGAACCGCCTGCCGTTTGTCCCCGAAGGACTCAGCAACAAGCTTCTGGAAATGCTGCGCAGCGGAGCTGCCGGACTTCAGGCACTTCGCAACGGTAAGGCACTGGTTCTGATCACCGCCAGTTCGCTGGCCCAATGGCTGCTGAACGGAATGATCGCCTACACGGCTCTGACAGCGTTTCACATTCCGGTGACTCCCGCCGCCGGGCTGATCGTAACCGGTGTCACAGCGCTGGGCGTGACGGTGCCGTCGACTCCCGGCTACTTCGGCGTCATCCAGGGTTGCTTCAAGATCAGTATGGCCACGCTGGCCGTTCAGCCGGACCCGTCGCTCGTGCTGGGATCGTCACTGTATTACCACCTCAGCATGTATATTCCGGTGACGCTTCTGGGAGTCTACTTCCTGAATTCGCTGGGCCTGAGTCTGCGGGATCTGAGCCACGTCGCCGACGATTCCGACACCAGCGACCGGCAGATCAGTGACAGCCGCGCCGAGGCAGTCGTCAACCCCTACACACCGCCGCAAAAGGTGTGA
- the guaA gene encoding glutamine-hydrolyzing GMP synthase produces the protein MAKSSTGPDAAGAPALSQAQDESVLVMDFGSQTAQLIARRVRDQNVFCQIVRHDLTAERIRELNPRGLILSGGPASVYAEGAPTIDPKILELGIPILGICYGMQVVSQTLGGKILPATSREFGRAPCRVKKHHPLFEAIPDTFTAWMSHGDQVDSLAGDFESLATTETCPNAAMRHTQRPIFGLQFHPEVTHTDFGGQLLGNFVHNICGCKGTWRITSLIEQQKENIRTLVGENRVICGLSGGVDSSVVAALISEAIGEQLSCIFVDNGLLRKDERRQVEEQFRNHFKTDLHVVDARERFLSELAGVSEPQQKRKIIGKVFIDCFRHEAKSIENAKFLAQGTLYPDVIESGANVDGPAATIKSHHNVGGLPEELGFELIEPLRDLFKDEVRRMGLKLGLPETLVWRHPFPGPGLAVRCLGEITEERLEIIREADAILIEELHAAKLYREVKQAFVVLLPVQSVGVMGDDRTYENVAAIRAVQTEDFMTADWYPIPHDVLGRISTRIINSVRGINRVVYDISSKPPATIEWE, from the coding sequence ATGGCGAAATCCTCGACAGGACCCGACGCAGCCGGCGCGCCAGCGCTTTCCCAGGCTCAGGATGAATCCGTATTGGTTATGGATTTCGGATCCCAGACGGCTCAGCTAATCGCTCGGCGAGTCCGCGACCAGAATGTGTTCTGCCAGATCGTTCGCCATGACCTGACCGCCGAACGCATCCGCGAACTGAATCCCCGCGGACTGATTCTGTCCGGCGGACCCGCCAGCGTCTACGCCGAAGGTGCTCCGACGATTGACCCGAAGATTCTGGAACTCGGCATTCCTATTCTGGGTATCTGCTATGGAATGCAGGTCGTCAGTCAGACTCTGGGCGGAAAAATTCTTCCCGCAACTTCCCGTGAATTCGGACGAGCGCCCTGCCGCGTCAAGAAGCACCATCCTCTGTTCGAAGCCATTCCCGATACGTTTACGGCATGGATGAGCCACGGTGACCAGGTTGACTCACTGGCCGGTGACTTCGAATCTCTGGCGACGACCGAAACATGTCCCAACGCCGCCATGCGTCACACTCAGCGACCGATCTTCGGGCTGCAGTTTCATCCGGAAGTCACTCACACGGACTTCGGCGGGCAGTTGCTGGGCAACTTCGTCCACAACATCTGCGGCTGCAAAGGCACCTGGCGAATTACGTCGCTGATCGAACAACAAAAGGAAAACATCCGCACTCTTGTCGGCGAAAACCGGGTTATCTGCGGATTGTCCGGCGGAGTCGATTCGTCAGTCGTGGCGGCACTGATTTCCGAAGCTATCGGCGAACAACTGTCGTGCATTTTCGTCGACAACGGCCTGCTTCGAAAAGACGAACGACGGCAGGTGGAAGAACAGTTCCGCAACCACTTCAAAACCGACCTGCACGTCGTCGACGCAAGAGAACGCTTTCTATCGGAACTGGCCGGTGTCTCAGAACCACAGCAGAAACGAAAGATCATCGGTAAGGTCTTCATCGACTGTTTCCGTCACGAAGCGAAATCGATCGAAAACGCGAAGTTTCTGGCTCAGGGAACGCTGTACCCCGACGTGATCGAAAGCGGAGCCAATGTCGACGGTCCGGCCGCGACAATCAAATCTCACCACAACGTCGGAGGACTTCCCGAAGAGCTGGGATTCGAACTGATCGAACCGCTGCGGGATCTGTTCAAAGACGAAGTCCGCCGCATGGGGCTGAAGCTGGGGCTGCCCGAAACTCTGGTCTGGCGGCATCCGTTTCCCGGTCCCGGCCTGGCCGTGCGATGCCTTGGCGAAATCACCGAAGAACGGCTCGAAATCATCCGCGAAGCCGATGCGATCCTGATCGAGGAACTCCACGCCGCGAAACTGTACCGCGAAGTGAAGCAGGCTTTTGTTGTGCTGCTTCCGGTGCAGTCCGTGGGAGTCATGGGAGACGACCGCACATACGAAAACGTCGCGGCGATCCGGGCCGTCCAGACCGAAGACTTCATGACGGCCGACTGGTACCCAATCCCCCACGACGTCCTTGGCCGCATCTCAACACGCATCATCAACAGCGTCCGCGGCATCAATCGAGTCGTCTACGACATCAGCAGCAAACCACCAGCAACGATCGAATGGGAGTGA
- a CDS encoding ABC transporter ATP-binding protein: MADSIIQMHNVTKRFGQKTVLDALSYSLRPGTVTGLLGTNGSGKTTLLKCALGLQTPQAGTITVFGEPTLELSAAAKARLAYVPQEVSLYPWMKVRQIIAYIRAFYPRWNDQLIARLVSEWNLPVDDRVGTLSTGQTQKLAIVMALGHEPDLLVLDEPVASLDPDARRRFLATLLDMAMSGERTVLFSTHITSDLERVADQVAVLQNGTITWDDELSSLKDSVKRLRISVAGTLPDGINTVPGLLNCDRNGRSAVISVRDFDPSLPERLRHEWQAEIDVEDLNLEEIFLELHHSPLVDIS, encoded by the coding sequence ATGGCTGATTCCATCATTCAAATGCATAACGTCACCAAACGCTTCGGACAGAAGACGGTGCTGGATGCGCTGAGCTATTCGCTGCGTCCGGGCACGGTCACGGGACTGCTGGGCACCAATGGATCCGGCAAGACCACACTGCTGAAGTGTGCACTGGGTCTGCAGACGCCACAGGCGGGAACGATCACCGTATTTGGTGAGCCGACTCTGGAACTGTCCGCCGCAGCGAAGGCCCGCCTGGCTTATGTGCCTCAGGAAGTGAGTCTCTATCCGTGGATGAAGGTGCGGCAGATAATTGCCTATATTCGAGCCTTCTATCCTCGGTGGAACGATCAACTCATCGCCCGGCTTGTGTCCGAATGGAATCTTCCCGTGGACGATCGAGTCGGCACACTGTCGACCGGTCAGACACAGAAGCTGGCCATCGTGATGGCACTCGGGCACGAACCGGACCTGCTGGTTCTGGACGAGCCCGTCGCCAGCCTGGACCCGGACGCTCGCCGTCGGTTTCTGGCGACGCTGCTGGACATGGCGATGTCGGGCGAACGCACGGTGCTGTTTTCAACCCATATCACGTCGGATCTGGAACGAGTCGCCGATCAGGTGGCTGTCCTGCAGAATGGAACGATCACGTGGGACGACGAACTGAGTTCTCTGAAGGACAGCGTGAAGCGCCTGCGAATCTCCGTCGCGGGTACTCTGCCGGACGGGATCAACACCGTTCCCGGCCTGCTGAACTGCGACCGCAACGGCCGCAGCGCCGTGATCAGCGTGCGTGACTTCGACCCGTCGCTGCCGGAGCGACTGCGTCACGAATGGCAGGCCGAAATCGATGTGGAAGATCTCAACCTCGAAGAGATCTTCCTGGAACTGCACCACTCGCCGCTGGTGGATATTTCCTAG
- a CDS encoding M50 family metallopeptidase, with the protein MRRHESEGWVLKDPLTLEYVVLNDLEFNIFNQLDGRVTASRLLQHVTRLGEGISIEELSGFLRHLAARQLLRSTVSASAAPPSFTKTASTTKTASATTAALVSAVVKPVLQLLRLRIPLLNPTRLLDAVMPVVQPLFQPAAVAVMISVTAIAAVLVVLRFDEITDSFPHIGTLLGPANLPLMLLVFVIVKVLHEAGHAFTCRHFGAECHEAGIMLLVMTPVLYTNVTDAWLLPRRQRLLVTAAGLVVELVLASVCTILWFFAAPGLTRTVLLNTMIVCSVNTVLFNGNPLLRFDGYFLLSDWMNLPNLGQRASATVQAFFQRLLTAGEMGSDEPADDRHGFLLSYGVLSLLYRTVLTIAILKLLQTVGREWNLRVVTAGISVAVLFAFIVTPVAAFSGALIGHHRTRGFRSSAKRRILLALPVLIALAAIPLPHSVIAPAIVLPDAVPVYASLPGQVFAAANYGDTVQAGDVLAEFRNPDLQQRQQQLQAELKESRLRLEAILRDPQTAGSPLVPALRESMLAVQGTLDNVNSEYAALSIRSSISGTLLPPRVTPTHDDDDLPEHWSGLPLEHLNRQSWINRGTLLGYVGEPETSSHVAAFVSEYQLDTVRPGQSLQFLSVGTGAGAQRGIVERVAPRAADELPSEIVAARLAAAIPNGAKFRPAEVVYEVTIRIVSEEAGATQLFGTGRVRIQTDSVSLWRRLQGWLQRTFSR; encoded by the coding sequence GTGCGACGCCATGAATCAGAGGGATGGGTGCTGAAGGATCCGCTGACGCTGGAATACGTCGTTCTGAACGACCTGGAATTCAATATCTTCAACCAGTTGGACGGAAGGGTGACCGCGTCGCGATTGCTGCAGCACGTCACCAGACTCGGCGAAGGGATTTCGATTGAAGAACTGAGCGGGTTTCTGAGGCACCTTGCGGCTCGGCAGTTGCTGCGATCCACGGTTTCCGCGTCAGCCGCACCGCCATCCTTTACGAAAACAGCATCCACGACAAAAACAGCATCCGCAACGACAGCCGCACTGGTCAGTGCTGTCGTGAAGCCGGTGCTGCAACTGCTGCGGCTGCGGATTCCGCTGCTGAATCCGACACGACTGCTGGACGCTGTGATGCCGGTCGTGCAACCGCTGTTTCAGCCGGCGGCGGTTGCTGTGATGATTTCTGTCACCGCGATCGCCGCTGTCCTTGTTGTGCTGCGATTCGACGAAATCACAGATTCGTTTCCACATATCGGCACGCTGTTGGGGCCGGCGAATCTGCCGTTGATGCTGCTGGTGTTTGTTATCGTCAAAGTGCTGCACGAAGCGGGTCATGCTTTCACATGCCGGCACTTCGGGGCCGAATGCCATGAAGCGGGCATCATGCTGCTGGTGATGACTCCCGTGCTTTACACAAACGTCACCGACGCCTGGCTGTTGCCTCGACGTCAGCGGCTGCTGGTGACGGCTGCCGGTCTGGTCGTCGAACTGGTGCTGGCGTCCGTCTGCACGATTCTGTGGTTCTTCGCTGCGCCGGGACTGACAAGAACTGTGCTGCTGAACACAATGATTGTGTGTTCGGTCAATACCGTGCTGTTCAACGGCAATCCGCTGCTGAGATTTGACGGATACTTCCTGCTGTCGGACTGGATGAATCTGCCGAATCTCGGCCAGCGAGCGTCCGCGACGGTGCAGGCATTTTTTCAGCGATTATTGACTGCCGGGGAAATGGGCAGCGACGAACCGGCTGACGACCGTCACGGTTTCCTGCTGAGCTATGGAGTGCTGTCACTGCTCTATCGAACGGTATTAACGATCGCGATTCTGAAGCTGCTGCAGACCGTCGGTCGCGAATGGAATCTGCGGGTGGTCACCGCAGGGATCTCCGTCGCGGTGCTGTTCGCGTTTATTGTCACTCCGGTTGCCGCGTTTTCTGGCGCTTTGATCGGCCACCACCGCACGCGCGGATTCCGTTCTTCCGCGAAGCGACGAATACTGCTGGCGCTGCCGGTGTTGATCGCTCTGGCGGCGATCCCGCTGCCTCATTCGGTGATTGCGCCGGCGATCGTGTTACCGGACGCGGTGCCGGTGTACGCCTCTCTGCCGGGACAGGTTTTCGCTGCTGCCAACTACGGCGACACCGTGCAGGCCGGAGACGTGCTGGCGGAGTTCCGCAATCCGGACCTGCAGCAGCGTCAGCAGCAATTGCAGGCCGAATTGAAAGAAAGCCGGCTCCGGCTGGAAGCGATACTTCGCGATCCGCAGACGGCCGGCTCACCGCTGGTCCCGGCGCTGCGTGAATCGATGCTGGCAGTGCAGGGAACGCTGGACAACGTGAATTCCGAGTACGCCGCGCTCTCGATTCGCTCTTCCATCAGCGGGACGCTGCTGCCGCCCCGAGTAACGCCGACGCATGATGATGACGACCTGCCCGAACACTGGTCCGGCCTGCCGCTCGAACATCTCAACCGACAATCATGGATCAATCGAGGCACGCTGCTGGGTTATGTCGGCGAACCGGAAACGTCATCGCACGTGGCCGCCTTCGTTTCGGAATACCAACTGGACACCGTCAGACCGGGGCAGTCTCTGCAGTTCCTTTCCGTCGGAACCGGTGCCGGTGCTCAGCGCGGGATTGTGGAACGCGTCGCTCCGCGCGCTGCCGATGAGCTGCCTTCGGAAATCGTCGCAGCGCGTCTGGCTGCTGCAATTCCGAATGGCGCGAAGTTCCGCCCGGCGGAGGTCGTCTATGAGGTGACGATTCGAATCGTTTCCGAAGAAGCTGGTGCGACGCAGCTGTTCGGCACGGGGCGGGTGCGCATTCAGACAGACTCCGTGTCTCTGTGGCGGCGGCTTCAAGGCTGGCTGCAGCGGACATTTTCCCGATAG
- a CDS encoding malate dehydrogenase, with product MSSPIRVAVTGAAGQIGYALLFRIASGQVFGPNQPVILHLVEVPPVMKALDGVQMELDDCAFPTLAGVVKADSDHLEDGFGDCNWVLCVGSVPRKQGMERGDLIRINGPIFTSTGQAISNAAASDVRVVVVGNPCNTNCLIAMNNAPKVPNDRWYAMTMLDQNRAVSQLAQKSGQPVSAVSNMTIWGNHSATQYPDFYNAKIGGKPVAEVIGDEAWLKGDFISTVQKRGAAVIEARGASSAASAANAVIDTIRAAANPTPQGQSFSAAVCSDGSYGVDEGLISSFPLTSDGKTWSVVQGRKHNDFAQAKIDATIAELREERDTVKDLLK from the coding sequence ATGTCGTCGCCCATTCGAGTTGCCGTCACGGGAGCCGCCGGACAGATCGGTTACGCACTTCTGTTTCGCATCGCTTCCGGACAGGTGTTTGGCCCGAATCAGCCGGTGATCCTGCATCTGGTGGAAGTGCCGCCGGTCATGAAGGCTCTCGACGGCGTCCAGATGGAACTTGACGACTGCGCGTTCCCCACGCTGGCTGGTGTCGTCAAAGCCGACAGCGATCATCTGGAAGACGGTTTCGGCGACTGCAACTGGGTGCTGTGCGTCGGCAGCGTGCCCCGCAAGCAGGGCATGGAACGAGGCGATCTGATTCGCATCAACGGCCCGATCTTCACCAGCACCGGCCAGGCAATTTCGAATGCCGCCGCGTCGGACGTGCGAGTTGTCGTTGTGGGAAATCCGTGCAACACCAACTGCCTGATCGCGATGAACAACGCTCCCAAAGTTCCCAACGATCGGTGGTATGCGATGACGATGCTTGACCAGAATCGAGCGGTCTCGCAACTGGCGCAGAAGTCCGGCCAGCCTGTCTCTGCCGTGTCGAACATGACGATCTGGGGCAACCACTCGGCGACGCAGTACCCGGACTTCTACAACGCGAAGATCGGCGGCAAACCGGTCGCGGAAGTCATCGGCGACGAAGCATGGCTGAAGGGTGATTTCATTTCGACCGTTCAGAAACGCGGTGCCGCCGTGATTGAAGCTCGGGGAGCTTCCAGCGCAGCGTCAGCCGCCAACGCCGTGATCGACACCATCCGCGCGGCCGCGAATCCGACGCCGCAGGGTCAGTCATTCAGCGCCGCGGTCTGCAGCGACGGAAGCTACGGCGTTGACGAAGGCCTGATCAGCAGTTTTCCACTCACCAGCGACGGAAAAACCTGGTCGGTCGTACAGGGCCGGAAACACAACGACTTCGCTCAGGCTAAAATCGATGCCACGATCGCCGAACTGCGCGAAGAACGTGACACCGTGAAGGATCTGCTGAAGTAG
- a CDS encoding DUF1579 domain-containing protein, which yields MKRFAIAVSVCFALTAGVTLCAQQPPQFPAEKEHAWLQQFVGEWESESEASMGPGQPSIKGKGAMSSRMLGEFWVVSEITGDIGGGSIHAIQTIGYDPRKKKYVGTWVDSMMNHMWKYEGAVDDSGKLLTLEAEGPNFMDEKKLTKFRDSYEFKSPDHIVATSSMQGEDGKWIIFMTGHIRRAK from the coding sequence ATGAAACGTTTTGCAATCGCTGTTTCCGTGTGCTTCGCACTGACTGCTGGCGTGACACTGTGTGCTCAGCAGCCACCGCAGTTTCCTGCCGAAAAGGAACATGCGTGGCTGCAGCAGTTCGTCGGAGAATGGGAGTCTGAATCGGAAGCGTCGATGGGCCCAGGGCAGCCTTCGATCAAGGGCAAAGGAGCCATGTCTTCGCGGATGCTGGGTGAATTCTGGGTGGTATCAGAAATCACTGGCGACATAGGCGGCGGCAGCATTCATGCGATCCAGACAATCGGCTACGACCCCAGGAAGAAAAAGTACGTTGGGACATGGGTCGATTCGATGATGAATCACATGTGGAAATACGAAGGCGCCGTCGATGACTCCGGCAAGCTGCTGACGCTGGAAGCTGAAGGCCCCAACTTCATGGATGAAAAAAAACTGACGAAGTTCCGGGATTCGTACGAATTCAAATCGCCGGACCACATCGTGGCAACATCGTCGATGCAGGGTGAGGACGGCAAGTGGATCATCTTCATGACCGGTCACATCCGCCGCGCCAAGTAA
- a CDS encoding GntR family transcriptional regulator, whose protein sequence is MSPRLLFQIHPSSGVPIYRQVMDQVKTLVAAGKFNGDELLPSVRQIAEELQINPMTVSKAYSLLERDGVLERVRGQGMRVSSNAAGPSTVRQKQQSLKPLLEQVAAQAKQLELSREQVLSALSPLLKDLKNG, encoded by the coding sequence ATGAGTCCCAGACTACTGTTTCAGATCCACCCCTCGTCCGGCGTGCCGATCTATCGGCAGGTGATGGATCAGGTGAAGACTCTGGTCGCGGCCGGGAAGTTCAACGGCGACGAACTGCTGCCGTCTGTTCGGCAGATTGCCGAAGAACTGCAGATCAATCCCATGACCGTGTCCAAGGCCTATTCGCTGCTGGAACGCGACGGCGTGCTGGAACGTGTGCGAGGCCAGGGCATGCGCGTATCGTCGAATGCCGCCGGGCCGTCGACGGTGCGACAAAAACAACAGTCTCTCAAACCGCTGCTCGAACAGGTGGCCGCTCAGGCGAAGCAGTTGGAACTGTCCCGCGAACAGGTGCTGTCCGCGTTGTCTCCGTTGCTGAAGGACTTGAAGAATGGCTGA
- a CDS encoding sugar nucleotide-binding protein has translation MRHVAIIGSDTVVGHALATQLEKSCRITSQTLRPGSLPGAGASGIGPHDSGYFEAGADCVVFCGEASRSSWDPEFGDLSTDEHHIPSCASAAAESGIPLIFISSDAVFRGPWMFHDESCDAFDGTRVAVRLLELERCVLSAGSNLVVRTNAIGSTGHGDTFLDSIVDAALTLQPCELNSTTWSTPISAALLAAMFPKLLKHRLTGLLHLSGAERVSPWSFAGHLAAEMGSHRSLFPPATDAIHRTERSLHCARARQDLSLRMPAMKQTLDALVDCMQIGLPELIAA, from the coding sequence GTGAGGCACGTAGCAATCATCGGATCGGACACCGTTGTCGGCCATGCACTGGCGACGCAACTGGAAAAGTCCTGCCGGATCACGTCGCAAACCCTGCGGCCCGGATCCCTGCCGGGAGCTGGGGCGAGCGGCATCGGACCGCATGATTCCGGATACTTTGAAGCCGGTGCCGACTGTGTGGTCTTCTGCGGTGAAGCATCCCGATCATCGTGGGATCCGGAATTCGGAGACCTGTCGACGGACGAACACCACATTCCGTCCTGTGCGTCCGCCGCGGCCGAAAGCGGGATACCGCTGATCTTCATTTCCAGTGACGCCGTGTTTCGCGGACCGTGGATGTTTCACGACGAATCATGTGACGCCTTCGATGGAACACGCGTCGCCGTGCGCCTGCTTGAACTGGAACGCTGTGTTCTGAGTGCCGGTTCGAATCTTGTTGTTCGCACGAACGCGATCGGCTCAACAGGACACGGTGATACCTTTCTGGACAGCATCGTCGACGCGGCTTTGACCCTGCAGCCGTGCGAACTGAATTCGACGACATGGTCGACTCCGATTTCCGCGGCTCTGCTGGCGGCGATGTTTCCCAAACTGCTGAAGCATCGCCTGACCGGACTGCTGCACCTGTCCGGGGCGGAACGAGTTTCGCCGTGGAGTTTCGCGGGTCACCTGGCTGCCGAAATGGGCAGCCACCGAAGTCTGTTTCCACCGGCGACCGACGCGATTCACCGCACGGAACGGTCGCTGCACTGTGCTCGTGCCAGACAAGACCTGTCGCTTCGCATGCCCGCGATGAAGCAAACACTGGACGCACTGGTCGACTGTATGCAGATCGGGCTGCCCGAGTTGATCGCCGCCTGA